The following coding sequences are from one Streptomyces sp. V3I7 window:
- a CDS encoding LacI family DNA-binding transcriptional regulator translates to MPTMADVARSAGVSVATVSHVLNGTRPVLPGTRQAVLDAIDALGYTPNTLARSLVTSRTRSIGLAVSAISNPYFTEILQGVEAAALERGYSLLIADPHDDPAHERTVVQLLHERRVDGMIVTPSADPSALLAYLGRHAVPTVFLDRVTDVPAESAGEPAPHFDQVCAESAEPMARLVTHLAELGHRRIGLVAGLPGLSTTRERITGYRQGLAKAGLDYDDRLVVSGNSTSAGAEQATASLLSLAAPPTALVTASNTMTIGTLRALRERGLTVPDDIALCCFDDFAWADLLSPRLTAIAQPSKEIGVQAVQLLLDRLAAPDRPARTVRLPCTFVHRTSCGCPERSARGGSSGHSADPNRPEQPRKGRLS, encoded by the coding sequence ATGCCCACGATGGCCGACGTCGCACGCAGCGCCGGAGTCTCCGTGGCGACCGTCTCCCACGTGCTGAACGGCACCCGCCCTGTACTGCCCGGCACCCGTCAGGCCGTGCTGGACGCGATCGACGCGCTCGGCTACACGCCCAACACCCTCGCCCGCTCCCTGGTGACCTCCCGCACCCGCTCCATCGGACTCGCGGTGTCGGCGATCAGCAACCCGTACTTCACGGAGATCCTCCAGGGCGTGGAGGCCGCCGCCCTGGAACGGGGCTACAGCCTGCTCATCGCCGACCCGCACGACGACCCCGCTCACGAGCGCACGGTCGTCCAACTCCTCCATGAGCGGCGCGTGGACGGCATGATCGTGACGCCGTCCGCGGACCCGAGCGCCCTGCTCGCCTACCTCGGCCGCCACGCCGTACCGACCGTGTTCCTGGACCGGGTGACCGACGTCCCCGCCGAGTCCGCCGGTGAACCGGCGCCGCACTTCGACCAGGTCTGCGCCGAGAGTGCCGAACCCATGGCCCGGCTGGTCACCCACCTCGCCGAACTGGGTCATCGACGGATCGGCCTGGTCGCCGGGCTGCCGGGACTCAGCACCACGCGGGAGCGGATCACCGGCTACCGCCAAGGCCTCGCCAAAGCCGGCCTGGACTACGACGACCGGCTCGTGGTGTCCGGCAACTCCACCTCGGCCGGCGCCGAACAGGCCACCGCTTCCCTCCTCTCGCTCGCGGCTCCGCCCACGGCGCTCGTCACCGCCAGCAACACGATGACGATCGGCACCCTGCGCGCCCTGCGCGAGCGCGGCCTGACCGTGCCGGACGACATCGCCCTGTGCTGCTTCGACGACTTCGCCTGGGCGGACCTGTTGTCGCCCCGCCTCACCGCGATCGCACAGCCCAGCAAGGAGATCGGCGTCCAGGCCGTCCAGCTGCTGCTCGACCGGCTGGCCGCGCCGGACCGGCCCGCTCGAACCGTGCGGCTGCCCTGCACCTTCGTCCACCGCACGTCGTGCGGTTGCCCCGAGCGATCCGCGAGGGGCGGGAGCTCCGGGCACTCTGCGGACCCGAACCGACCCGAGCAGCCCAGGAAAGGACGCCTCTCTTGA
- the rapZ gene encoding RNase adapter RapZ, with the protein MTDHDAQPTAERDRTHEEAGRDQTRPTPPEDGAAQVSTDATTAGAAAPDIPELVIISGMSGAGRSTAAKCLEDLGWFVVDNLPPALIPTMVELGARSQGNVARIAVVVDVRGRRFFDNLRESLAGLDTRGVTRRIVFLESSDEALVRRFESVRRPHPLQGDGRIVDGIAAERELLRELRGDADLVIDTSSLNVHELRAKMDAQFAGDEEPELRATVMSFGFKYGLPVDADLVADMRFLPNPHWVPELRPYTGVNEEVAAYVFNQPGAKEFLDRYAELLRLIAAGYRREGKRYVTIAIGCTGGKHRSVAMSEKLAARLAAEGVETVVVHRDMGRE; encoded by the coding sequence ATGACGGACCACGACGCACAGCCCACAGCCGAGCGAGATCGCACGCACGAGGAAGCGGGCCGGGACCAGACGCGGCCGACGCCCCCGGAAGACGGAGCAGCCCAGGTGAGTACGGACGCCACGACAGCCGGGGCCGCCGCTCCGGACATCCCCGAGCTGGTGATCATCTCCGGCATGTCCGGAGCCGGCCGGTCGACGGCAGCCAAGTGTCTGGAGGACCTCGGCTGGTTCGTCGTCGACAACCTCCCGCCCGCCCTCATCCCCACCATGGTGGAGCTCGGCGCGCGCTCCCAGGGCAACGTGGCACGGATCGCGGTCGTCGTCGACGTGCGCGGCCGCCGCTTCTTCGACAACCTCCGCGAGTCCCTCGCCGGGCTCGACACCCGGGGCGTCACCCGGCGCATCGTCTTCCTGGAGTCCTCCGACGAGGCCCTCGTACGCCGCTTCGAGTCGGTGCGCCGCCCGCACCCGCTCCAGGGCGACGGCCGCATCGTCGACGGCATCGCCGCCGAGCGGGAGCTGCTGCGTGAGCTGCGCGGCGACGCCGACCTGGTGATCGACACCTCCAGCCTCAACGTGCACGAGCTGCGCGCCAAGATGGACGCCCAGTTCGCCGGTGATGAGGAGCCCGAGCTGCGGGCCACCGTGATGTCGTTCGGCTTCAAGTACGGTCTCCCGGTCGACGCCGACCTGGTCGCCGACATGCGCTTCCTGCCCAACCCGCACTGGGTCCCGGAACTGCGCCCGTACACCGGCGTCAACGAGGAGGTCGCCGCGTACGTCTTCAACCAGCCCGGTGCGAAGGAGTTCCTCGACCGGTACGCCGAGCTGCTGCGGTTGATCGCGGCCGGCTATCGCCGGGAGGGCAAGCGCTATGTGACCATCGCCATCGGCTGTACGGGCGGCAAGCACCGCTCGGTGGCCATGTCGGAGAAGCTCGCCGCGCGGCTCGCGGCCGAGGGCGTGGAGACGGTGGTCGTCCACCGGGACATGGGACGGGAATGA
- the whiA gene encoding DNA-binding protein WhiA: protein MAMTAAVKDEISRLPVTRTCCRKAEVSAVLRFAGGLHLVSGRIVIEAELDTAMAARRLKRDILEIFGHSSELIVMAPGGLRRGSRYVVRVVAGGDQLARQTGLVDGRGRPIRGLPPQVVSGATCDAEAAWRGAFLAHGSLTEPGRSSSLEVTCPGPEAALALVGAARRLSIAAKAREVRGVDRVVVRDGDAIGALLTRLGAHESVLAWEERRMRREVRATANRLANFDDANLRRSARAAVAAGARVQRALEILADDVPEHLAAAGRLRMEHKQASLEELGALADPPLTKDAVAGRIRRLLAMADKRAADLGIPGTEANLTEEMADNLVG from the coding sequence ATGGCGATGACGGCAGCGGTGAAGGACGAGATCTCTCGGCTCCCCGTCACCCGGACCTGCTGCAGGAAGGCGGAGGTCTCCGCCGTTCTGCGGTTCGCCGGCGGCCTGCACCTGGTGAGCGGGCGGATCGTGATCGAGGCGGAGCTGGACACGGCGATGGCCGCCCGGCGCCTCAAGCGGGACATCCTGGAGATCTTCGGCCACAGCTCCGAGCTGATCGTCATGGCGCCCGGCGGGCTGCGGCGCGGCTCGCGCTACGTCGTACGCGTCGTCGCGGGCGGGGACCAGCTGGCCCGGCAGACCGGCCTCGTCGACGGCCGGGGGCGCCCGATCCGCGGCCTGCCCCCGCAGGTCGTCTCCGGGGCCACCTGTGACGCGGAGGCGGCCTGGCGCGGGGCCTTCCTGGCGCACGGCTCGCTGACCGAGCCGGGCCGCTCCTCCTCCCTGGAGGTGACCTGTCCGGGTCCCGAGGCTGCGCTCGCCCTCGTCGGTGCCGCACGGCGGCTGTCGATCGCCGCGAAGGCACGCGAGGTGCGCGGGGTGGACCGGGTCGTCGTCCGGGACGGTGACGCGATCGGCGCCCTGCTGACGCGCCTCGGCGCGCACGAGTCCGTGCTGGCCTGGGAGGAGCGGCGGATGCGCCGCGAGGTCCGCGCCACGGCCAACCGGCTCGCCAACTTCGACGACGCCAACCTGCGCCGCTCGGCCCGCGCCGCCGTCGCCGCCGGTGCCCGGGTGCAGCGTGCGCTGGAGATCCTCGCCGACGACGTCCCCGAGCACCTCGCCGCCGCGGGCCGGCTGCGCATGGAGCACAAGCAGGCCTCGCTGGAGGAGCTGGGCGCCCTCGCCGACCCGCCGCTGACCAAGGACGCCGTCGCCGGCCGTATCCGCCGTCTGCTCGCGATGGCCGACAAGCGCGCCGCCGACCTGGGCATCCCGGGCACGGAGGCCAACCTCACCGAGGAGATGGCGGACAACCTGGTGGGCTGA
- the yvcK gene encoding uridine diphosphate-N-acetylglucosamine-binding protein YvcK, which translates to MTRRTPRLSRLRRVMPEARASRLPAVARGARPRRRGAQPKVVALGGGMGLSASLAALRRITGDLTAVVTVADDGGSSGRLRDELGVLPPGDLRKALAALCGDDDWGQTWSRVIQHRFASHGDLHDHAVGNLLIVALWEQLGDHVQALDLVGKLLGAHGRVLPMSAVPLALQALVKGHDPERPDDVDTVRGQATVALTPGEVQSVHLVPHDPPAVPEAVEAVLDADWVVLGPGSWFSSVIPHLLVPELLEALTATKARRVLSLNLAPQPGETEGFSPQRHLEVLGRHAPKLALDVVLADEAAVPDRDLLTEAAKRLGAAVELAPVARTDGSPRHDPELLAAAYDRIFRMHGRIGPWR; encoded by the coding sequence ATGACGAGACGTACACCGCGGCTGAGCAGGCTGCGCCGGGTGATGCCCGAGGCACGTGCGAGCCGCCTCCCGGCCGTGGCCCGGGGCGCCCGGCCGCGCCGCCGGGGCGCCCAGCCCAAGGTGGTGGCCCTCGGCGGCGGTATGGGGCTGTCCGCCTCGCTCGCCGCGCTGCGCCGGATCACCGGCGACCTCACCGCCGTCGTCACCGTGGCCGACGACGGCGGCTCCAGCGGGCGGCTGCGTGACGAGCTGGGCGTTCTGCCGCCCGGTGATCTGCGCAAGGCGCTGGCCGCGCTGTGCGGCGACGACGACTGGGGTCAGACCTGGTCCAGGGTCATCCAGCACCGCTTCGCGTCCCATGGAGACCTGCACGACCACGCGGTCGGGAACCTCCTGATCGTCGCGCTGTGGGAGCAGCTCGGTGACCATGTCCAGGCCCTGGACCTGGTCGGCAAGCTGCTCGGCGCGCACGGCCGGGTGCTGCCCATGTCCGCCGTGCCACTCGCGCTCCAGGCCCTGGTCAAGGGCCACGACCCGGAGCGTCCGGACGATGTGGACACGGTGCGGGGGCAGGCGACCGTGGCCCTCACACCCGGCGAGGTGCAGTCGGTGCACCTCGTGCCGCACGACCCGCCGGCGGTTCCCGAGGCCGTCGAGGCGGTGCTGGACGCGGACTGGGTGGTGCTCGGTCCCGGCTCCTGGTTCTCCTCGGTCATCCCGCATCTGCTCGTCCCCGAACTCCTGGAGGCACTCACGGCGACGAAGGCGCGACGGGTCCTCTCCCTGAACCTCGCCCCGCAGCCGGGAGAAACCGAGGGCTTCTCCCCGCAGCGTCATTTGGAGGTTTTGGGGCGACACGCCCCTAAACTCGCCCTGGACGTGGTGCTGGCCGACGAGGCCGCCGTGCCCGACCGCGACTTGCTCACGGAGGCTGCCAAGCGGCTCGGAGCCGCGGTGGAGCTGGCGCCCGTGGCCCGGACCGACGGTTCTCCCCGGCACGACCCGGAGCTGTTGGCCGCCGCGTACGACCGTATTTTTCGGATGCATGGAAGGATCGGCCCATGGCGATGA
- the pgk gene encoding phosphoglycerate kinase, whose amino-acid sequence MKTIDELLADGVAGKRVFVRADLNVPLADGVITDDGRIRAVLPTVKALADAGAKVIVASHLGRPKGAPDPEFSLLPAAERLGELLGAPVAFAQDTVGPAAHDAVDGLEPGQVAVIENLRFNPGETSKDDTERGEFADRLAALADVYVGDGFGAVHRKHASVYDLPARLPHYAGYLIANEVDVLKKLTDDVRRPYVVVLGGAKVSDKLDVIDKLLDKADRLLIGGGMAYTFLKAQGHEVGISLLQEDQIPAVKEYMERAAKKGVELLLPVDVLVSPEFPDLKTKAPSRHTVVDADKIPADQEGLDIGPKTRELYASKLADAETVFWNGPMGVFEHPDYAEGTKAVAQALVNSDGFTVVGGGDSAAAVRTLGFDENAFGHISTGGGASLEYLEGKTLPGLAALED is encoded by the coding sequence ATGAAGACCATCGACGAACTTCTCGCCGACGGCGTGGCCGGCAAGCGGGTCTTCGTCCGCGCCGACCTCAACGTCCCGCTCGCCGACGGTGTCATCACCGACGACGGCCGGATCCGCGCTGTGCTGCCCACCGTCAAGGCCCTCGCGGACGCGGGCGCCAAGGTGATCGTGGCCTCGCACCTGGGCCGCCCCAAGGGCGCCCCGGACCCCGAGTTCTCGCTGCTGCCCGCCGCCGAGCGCCTCGGTGAACTGCTCGGCGCGCCCGTCGCGTTCGCCCAGGACACCGTCGGCCCCGCCGCCCACGACGCCGTCGACGGCCTGGAGCCCGGCCAGGTCGCGGTCATCGAGAACCTGCGCTTCAACCCCGGCGAGACATCCAAGGACGACACCGAGCGCGGCGAGTTCGCCGACCGGCTCGCCGCCCTCGCGGACGTCTACGTCGGCGACGGCTTCGGCGCGGTCCACCGCAAGCACGCCTCCGTGTACGACCTCCCGGCCAGGCTGCCGCACTACGCCGGCTACCTGATCGCGAACGAGGTCGACGTCCTGAAGAAGCTCACCGACGACGTCCGGCGCCCCTACGTCGTCGTGCTCGGCGGCGCCAAGGTCTCCGACAAGCTCGACGTCATCGACAAGCTCCTCGACAAGGCCGACCGCCTGCTCATCGGCGGCGGCATGGCCTACACGTTCCTCAAGGCCCAGGGCCACGAGGTCGGCATCTCCCTCCTCCAGGAGGACCAGATCCCGGCCGTCAAGGAGTACATGGAGCGCGCCGCGAAGAAAGGCGTGGAGTTGCTGCTCCCCGTCGACGTCCTGGTCTCCCCGGAGTTCCCGGACCTGAAGACCAAGGCGCCTTCCCGGCACACCGTGGTCGACGCGGACAAGATCCCCGCCGACCAGGAGGGCCTGGACATCGGCCCGAAGACCCGAGAGCTCTACGCCTCGAAGCTCGCCGACGCCGAGACCGTCTTCTGGAACGGCCCCATGGGCGTCTTCGAGCACCCCGACTACGCCGAGGGCACCAAGGCGGTAGCCCAGGCTCTCGTCAACTCGGACGGCTTCACCGTCGTCGGCGGCGGTGACTCCGCCGCGGCCGTGCGTACGCTCGGTTTCGACGAGAACGCATTCGGCCACATCTCGACCGGTGGCGGCGCCTCTCTCGAGTACCTCGAGGGCAAGACGCTCCCCGGCCTCGCCGCACTGGAGGACTGA
- the gap gene encoding type I glyceraldehyde-3-phosphate dehydrogenase, producing the protein MTIRVGINGFGRIGRNYFRALLEQGADIEIVAVNDLGDTATTAHLLKYDTILGRLKQEVSHTADTITVDGHTIKVLSERNPADIPWGELGVDIVIESTGIFTKKEDAAKHLAGGAKKVLISAPAKDEDVTIVMGVNQDQYDPEKDHIISNASCTTNCVAPMAKVLDENFGIVKGLMTTVHAYTNDQRILDFPHKDLRRARAAAENIIPTTTGAAKATALVLPQLKGKLDGIAMRVPVPTGSATDLVVQLQREVTKDEVNAAFKKAADDGDLKGYLSYTEDPIVSSDIVGDPASCTFDSSMTMVQDGNSVKILGWYDNEWGYSNRLVDLTVFVGEQL; encoded by the coding sequence GTGACGATCCGCGTAGGCATCAACGGCTTTGGCCGCATCGGTCGTAACTACTTCCGCGCGCTGCTGGAGCAGGGTGCAGACATCGAGATCGTGGCTGTCAACGACCTGGGTGACACCGCGACCACGGCTCATCTGCTGAAGTACGACACCATCCTGGGTCGTCTCAAGCAGGAGGTCTCGCACACCGCCGACACCATCACCGTGGACGGCCACACCATCAAGGTTCTGTCCGAGCGCAACCCGGCCGACATCCCCTGGGGTGAGCTGGGCGTCGACATCGTCATCGAGTCGACCGGCATCTTCACCAAGAAGGAAGACGCCGCGAAGCACCTCGCCGGTGGCGCCAAGAAGGTCCTCATCTCGGCTCCGGCCAAGGACGAGGACGTCACCATCGTCATGGGCGTCAACCAGGACCAGTACGACCCGGAGAAGGACCACATCATCTCCAACGCCTCCTGCACCACCAACTGTGTGGCGCCGATGGCGAAGGTCCTCGACGAGAACTTCGGCATCGTCAAGGGTCTGATGACCACGGTGCACGCGTACACGAACGACCAGCGCATCCTGGACTTCCCGCACAAGGACCTGCGCCGCGCCCGTGCCGCCGCCGAGAACATCATCCCGACGACCACCGGCGCCGCCAAGGCCACCGCCCTGGTGCTGCCGCAGCTCAAGGGCAAGCTGGACGGCATCGCCATGCGCGTCCCGGTTCCCACCGGCTCGGCCACCGACCTGGTCGTGCAGCTCCAGCGCGAGGTCACCAAGGACGAGGTCAACGCCGCGTTCAAGAAGGCCGCCGACGACGGCGACCTCAAGGGCTACCTGTCCTACACCGAGGACCCGATCGTCTCCTCGGACATCGTCGGCGACCCGGCGTCCTGCACCTTCGACTCGTCCATGACCATGGTCCAGGACGGCAATTCGGTGAAGATCCTGGGCTGGTACGACAACGAGTGGGGCTACTCCAACCGCCTCGTCGACCTCACGGTCTTCGTCGGCGAGCAGCTCTGA
- the tpiA gene encoding triose-phosphate isomerase, with product MSTRTPIMAGNWKMNLNHLEAIAHVQKLAFALADKDYDAVEVAVLPPFTDLRSVQTLVDGDKLKIKYGAQDLSAHDSGAYTGEISGPMLAKLKCTYVVIGHSERRQYHNETDEVVNAKVKAALKHGLTPILCVGEELDVRQAGNHVTHTLTQLDGALKDVPAEQAESIVIAYEPVWAIGTGQVCGTADAQEVCAAIRARLAELYSQDVADKVRIQYGGSVKAGNVAEIMAQPDIDGALVGGASLDTDEFVKIVRFRDQ from the coding sequence ATGAGCACGCGCACGCCGATCATGGCGGGCAACTGGAAGATGAACCTCAACCACCTCGAGGCCATCGCCCACGTCCAGAAACTCGCCTTCGCCCTGGCCGACAAGGACTACGACGCCGTCGAGGTCGCCGTCCTGCCGCCGTTCACCGACCTGCGCTCCGTGCAGACGCTGGTCGACGGCGACAAGCTCAAGATCAAGTACGGCGCCCAGGACCTCTCGGCGCACGACTCCGGTGCGTACACCGGTGAGATCTCGGGCCCGATGCTGGCCAAGCTGAAGTGCACGTACGTGGTCATCGGCCACTCCGAGCGCCGGCAGTACCACAACGAGACCGACGAGGTCGTCAACGCCAAGGTCAAGGCCGCCCTTAAGCACGGCCTGACTCCGATCCTGTGCGTCGGCGAGGAGCTCGACGTCCGCCAGGCGGGCAACCACGTCACCCACACCCTCACCCAGCTCGACGGCGCCCTGAAGGACGTCCCGGCCGAGCAGGCCGAGAGCATCGTGATCGCCTACGAGCCCGTGTGGGCCATCGGCACCGGCCAGGTCTGCGGCACCGCGGACGCGCAGGAGGTCTGCGCCGCCATCCGCGCCAGGCTCGCCGAGCTGTACTCGCAGGACGTGGCCGACAAGGTCCGCATCCAGTACGGCGGCTCCGTCAAGGCGGGCAACGTGGCCGAGATCATGGCCCAGCCCGACATCGACGGCGCCCTCGTCGGCGGGGCCTCGCTGGACACGGACGAGTTCGTCAAGATCGTGCGTTTCCGCGACCAGTGA
- a CDS encoding Rieske (2Fe-2S) protein: MPARPTPASRRTVLRGAAVTPLAGLGLTACGPGAGAAGAPKPTAPVQLGAESEVAKGGATLYREHNVVVSRDDDGTLKAYSTICTHAGCAINRLQGTTLICPCHGSEFDARTGKVLQAPATEPLNELPVKVAKGRIVAGPEA; this comes from the coding sequence ATGCCCGCCCGGCCCACCCCCGCGAGCCGTCGTACCGTCCTCCGAGGAGCCGCCGTCACTCCGCTCGCCGGGCTCGGCCTCACCGCCTGCGGTCCCGGAGCCGGCGCAGCAGGGGCCCCGAAGCCGACCGCACCCGTGCAGCTCGGGGCCGAGAGCGAGGTCGCGAAGGGCGGCGCCACGCTGTACCGCGAGCACAACGTGGTGGTCAGCCGGGACGACGACGGCACCCTGAAGGCGTACAGCACGATCTGCACGCACGCGGGATGCGCCATCAACCGGCTTCAGGGGACGACGCTGATCTGCCCCTGCCACGGGAGCGAGTTCGATGCCCGCACCGGCAAGGTCCTTCAGGCCCCGGCGACCGAGCCGCTGAACGAGCTGCCGGTCAAGGTCGCCAAGGGCAGGATCGTCGCGGGCCCCGAGGCCTGA
- the uvrC gene encoding excinuclease ABC subunit UvrC, with protein MADPSSYRPKPGEIPDSPGVYKFRDEHRRVIYVGKAKSLRQRLANYFQDLANLHPRTRSMVTTAASVEWTVVSTEVEALQLEYSWIKEFDPRFNVKYRDDKSYPYLAVTMNEEYPRVQVMRGHKKKGVKYFGPYAHAWAIRDTVDLLLRVFPVRTCSAGVFKNAARTGRPCLLGYIGKCSAPCVDRISAEEHRELADEFCDFMAGRTGTYLRRLEKQMMEAADEMEYERAARLRDDIGALKKAMEKNAVVLADATDADLIAVAEDELEAAVQIFHVRGGRVRGQRGWVTDKVEEITTGALVEHALQQLYGEESGDAVPKEVLVPALPDPVEPIQEWLATRRGANVSLRIPQRGDKKSLMETVQRNAQQALVLHKTKRASDLTTRSRALEEIADALDLDSAPLRIECYDISHLQGDDVVASMVVFEDGLQRKSEYRRFQIKGFAGQDDVRSMHEVISRRFKRYLAEKEKTGEWTDGEEALQGDGEGGLKDADGRPRKFAYPPQLVVVDGGQPQVAAAKRALDELGIDDIAVCGLAKRLEEVWLPGDDDPLVLPRTSEGLYLLQRVRDEAHRFAITYQRAKRAKRLRSSPLDDVPGLGDARKQALIKHFGSLKKLRAATVDQIREVPGIGRKTAETIAAALAQAPAAAPAVNTATGEIMDDEEPGATTDSSGEPVSAGNPDERRGQET; from the coding sequence ATGGCCGACCCCTCCAGCTACCGCCCCAAGCCGGGAGAGATCCCGGATTCCCCCGGGGTGTACAAGTTCCGCGACGAGCACCGCCGGGTGATCTACGTCGGAAAGGCGAAGAGCCTGCGTCAACGTCTGGCGAACTACTTCCAGGACCTGGCGAACCTCCATCCCCGCACCCGGAGCATGGTCACCACGGCCGCGTCCGTGGAGTGGACCGTGGTGTCCACGGAGGTCGAGGCGCTGCAGCTGGAGTACTCCTGGATCAAGGAGTTCGACCCCCGGTTCAACGTCAAGTACCGCGACGACAAGAGCTACCCCTACCTCGCGGTGACGATGAACGAGGAGTACCCGAGGGTGCAGGTGATGCGCGGCCACAAGAAGAAGGGCGTGAAGTACTTCGGGCCGTACGCGCACGCCTGGGCCATCCGCGACACGGTCGACCTGCTCCTGCGCGTCTTCCCCGTGCGGACCTGCTCGGCCGGCGTCTTCAAGAACGCCGCCCGCACCGGCCGCCCCTGCCTGCTCGGCTACATCGGCAAGTGCTCGGCCCCCTGCGTCGACCGGATCTCCGCCGAGGAGCACCGCGAACTCGCCGACGAGTTCTGCGACTTCATGGCCGGCCGCACCGGGACGTATCTGCGCCGCCTGGAGAAGCAGATGATGGAGGCGGCCGACGAGATGGAGTACGAGCGGGCCGCCCGCCTGCGCGACGACATCGGGGCCCTGAAGAAGGCCATGGAGAAGAACGCGGTCGTGCTCGCCGACGCGACCGACGCCGACCTCATCGCTGTCGCCGAGGACGAGCTGGAGGCGGCCGTGCAGATCTTCCACGTGCGCGGCGGCCGGGTCCGGGGCCAGCGCGGCTGGGTGACCGACAAGGTCGAGGAGATCACCACCGGGGCCCTGGTCGAGCACGCCCTCCAGCAGTTGTACGGCGAGGAGAGCGGGGACGCCGTCCCCAAGGAGGTGCTGGTCCCGGCGTTGCCCGACCCGGTGGAGCCGATCCAGGAGTGGCTGGCCACTCGCCGCGGGGCGAACGTCTCGCTTCGCATCCCGCAGCGCGGCGACAAGAAGTCGCTGATGGAGACGGTCCAGCGCAACGCCCAGCAGGCGCTCGTCCTGCACAAGACCAAGCGGGCCTCCGACCTGACCACGCGCTCGCGAGCCCTGGAGGAGATCGCGGACGCCCTCGACCTGGACAGCGCCCCGCTCAGGATCGAGTGTTATGACATCTCGCACCTCCAGGGTGACGACGTGGTGGCCTCCATGGTCGTCTTCGAGGACGGGCTCCAGCGCAAGAGCGAGTACCGCCGTTTCCAGATCAAGGGATTCGCCGGGCAGGACGACGTCCGCTCCATGCACGAGGTGATCTCGCGGCGCTTCAAGCGCTACCTCGCCGAGAAGGAGAAGACGGGGGAGTGGACCGACGGCGAGGAGGCGCTGCAGGGCGATGGTGAGGGCGGACTGAAAGACGCCGACGGCCGGCCCAGGAAGTTCGCCTACCCGCCCCAGCTCGTCGTCGTCGACGGTGGCCAGCCGCAGGTCGCGGCCGCCAAGCGGGCACTCGACGAGCTCGGCATCGATGACATCGCCGTCTGCGGCCTCGCCAAGCGCCTGGAGGAGGTGTGGCTGCCGGGCGACGACGACCCGCTGGTGCTGCCCCGGACCAGCGAGGGCCTCTACCTGCTCCAGCGCGTCCGTGACGAGGCGCACCGCTTCGCCATCACCTATCAGCGGGCCAAGCGCGCCAAGCGCCTGCGTTCCAGCCCCCTCGACGACGTGCCAGGCCTCGGCGACGCGCGCAAGCAGGCGCTGATCAAGCACTTCGGCTCGCTGAAGAAGCTGCGGGCCGCCACCGTCGACCAGATCCGCGAGGTGCCCGGCATAGGCCGGAAGACGGCCGAGACGATCGCCGCGGCCCTCGCGCAGGCGCCCGCGGCCGCACCGGCCGTGAACACGGCGACCGGAGAGATCATGGATGACGAGGAACCCGGAGCGACGACGGACTCCTCGGGGGAGCCCGTGTCTGCGGGCAACCCGGACGAACGACGGGGGCAGGAGACATGA
- a CDS encoding RNA polymerase-binding protein RbpA: MASGNAIRGSRVGAGPMGEAERGESAPRLRISFWCSNGHETQPSFASDAQVPDTWDCPRCGFPAGQDRDNPPDPPRTEPYKTHLAYVRERRSDADGEAILAEALAKLRGEI; the protein is encoded by the coding sequence GTGGCAAGTGGCAACGCGATCCGAGGAAGCCGGGTCGGGGCGGGGCCGATGGGCGAGGCAGAGCGGGGCGAGTCCGCCCCGCGCCTGCGCATCTCCTTCTGGTGCTCCAACGGGCATGAGACTCAGCCGAGTTTCGCCAGCGACGCGCAGGTCCCCGACACCTGGGACTGCCCGCGTTGCGGCTTCCCGGCCGGACAGGACCGGGACAATCCGCCGGACCCGCCGCGTACCGAGCCCTACAAGACCCACCTCGCGTACGTGCGGGAGCGGCGCAGCGACGCGGACGGCGAGGCGATCCTCGCCGAGGCGCTCGCCAAACTGCGGGGCGAGATCTAG
- the secG gene encoding preprotein translocase subunit SecG, with translation MGFSIALIIFSLLLMLLVLMHKGKGGGLSDMFGGGMQSSVGGSSVAERNLDRITLVVGLLWFASIIVLGMLMKTNS, from the coding sequence TTGGGGTTCTCGATCGCCCTGATCATCTTCAGCCTGCTGCTGATGCTGCTGGTGCTGATGCACAAGGGCAAGGGCGGCGGTCTCTCCGACATGTTCGGTGGCGGTATGCAGTCGTCCGTCGGTGGCTCCTCGGTCGCCGAGCGGAACCTGGACCGCATCACCCTGGTGGTCGGGCTGCTGTGGTTCGCGAGCATCATCGTCCTCGGAATGCTCATGAAGACGAACAGCTGA